In the genome of Streptomyces sp. Q6, the window CCCAGGCGCAGCTCAGTCGCGAGGAATAGTGAGGAAGAGTCAAGACCTCTGGATTCGGCGTGGTCCGGCGGTAGCGTGGGAGTCCGCCTGGGTCCGGGAGCTCGTCCTCGAAGTCGCGGGCGGCAACGGGATCGGGGCCGCGGTTCCAGAGTGCTTCGAGTACCCGAGGTGGGTTGCGCAGTGACGTGCTCCCCGAGCGGCTGAAGGGGTCGTGACGCGGGGCCGCCGTTCCCGCCAGAATGTCCCAAGTCGACTGCCGGTAAAGTCAGTTGTGCGTGACCGACACCTAGGCCGTCGGCTCACCGTTCGGCCCATACGCGCTGCCGCCATCCCAGCCGTCCGCCTTGGAGCCCTCATGACCGAACAGCCGTCGTCGCCCCTCGTCCTGGACCCCGAAGCAGCCGACCACCACGCAGAGCACCACGCGTTACGCGACCGTGGTCCGGCCACCCGCGTGGACATCCTGGGCCTGACCGTCTGGTCGGTCACGGACCCCACCCTCCTCAAGCATCTGCTCACCAGCGCGCAGGTCTCCAAGGACGGCCGCGCGCACTGGCCCGCGTACACCGACACCGTGTCCACGTGGCCGCTGGCGCTGTGGATCGCCGTGGAGAACATGTTCACCGCGTACGGAGGCGACCACCGCAGGCTGCGCCGGATGGTCGCACCGGCCCTCAGCGCCCGCCGTATCCAGGACATGCGGCCCACGGTGGAGACGATCGTCACCACCCTCCTCGACGACCTCGCCGACGTCCCGCTCGGCCAAAGCGTGGACCTGCGCGAACACTTCGCGTACCCCTTGCCCATCGCGGTCCTGGGGCGCCTCATGGGCATCCCCGAAAGCCAGTTGCAGGGCTTCCGCTCCGTGGTGGACGGCGTCTTCGACACCACGGCCACCGCCGCGCAGGCCGCCGAGAACACGGCATTCCTCTACAAGGCCCTCGACGACCTGATCGCCACCAAACGCGCCGACCCCGCCGACGACATGACCTCCCTCCTCATCGCCGCCCGCGACGACGAGGGCGACGGCAGCGGCTTCACCGACAGCGAGCTGCGCGACACGCTCCTGCTGATGATCAGCGCCGGTTACGAGACCACGGTCAACGTCATCGACCAGGCAGTCGCCGCCCTGCTGGCCGATCCCGAGCAGCTCGACCACCTTCGCGCGGGCCGGGCGACCTGGGACGACGTCGTGGAGGAGACCCTGCGCCACGAACCCGCCGTCAAGCACCTCCCACTGCGCTACGCCCTCACGGACATTCCCCTGCCCGACGGCCGCACGATCCCCCGCGGCGACGCGATCCTCGCCTCCTACGCCGCCGCCAACCGGCACCCCGACTGGCACGGCCCCACCGCCGACCGCTTCGATGCCACCCGCCCCGTCAAGGATCACCTGGCGTTCGGCCACGGCGTCCACTTCTGCCTCGGCGCCCCCCTGGCGCGCCTGGAAGTGGCCACGGCGCTCCGCCTGCTCTTCACCCGCTTCCCCGACATCCAACTGGCCCTCGCCGCAGC includes:
- a CDS encoding cytochrome P450 produces the protein MTEQPSSPLVLDPEAADHHAEHHALRDRGPATRVDILGLTVWSVTDPTLLKHLLTSAQVSKDGRAHWPAYTDTVSTWPLALWIAVENMFTAYGGDHRRLRRMVAPALSARRIQDMRPTVETIVTTLLDDLADVPLGQSVDLREHFAYPLPIAVLGRLMGIPESQLQGFRSVVDGVFDTTATAAQAAENTAFLYKALDDLIATKRADPADDMTSLLIAARDDEGDGSGFTDSELRDTLLLMISAGYETTVNVIDQAVAALLADPEQLDHLRAGRATWDDVVEETLRHEPAVKHLPLRYALTDIPLPDGRTIPRGDAILASYAAANRHPDWHGPTADRFDATRPVKDHLAFGHGVHFCLGAPLARLEVATALRLLFTRFPDIQLALAAADLRPLPTLISNGHQTLPVHLRRTTVGD